From Molothrus aeneus isolate 106 chromosome 18, BPBGC_Maene_1.0, whole genome shotgun sequence, a single genomic window includes:
- the TMEM120B gene encoding transmembrane protein 120B isoform X1 encodes MREQLERSLGEWRELEEEFRQLQETHKVYRQKLEEVTSLQTACSSSIQRQKKTLRDLKHSLQWCKPRASAEEFALIQEISSQIKERQNAFFDMEAYLPKRNGLYLNLVLGNVNVTLLSNQAKFAYKDEYEKFKLYLTIILLLGAVACRCFLHYRVTDEVFNFLLVWYYCTLTIRESILISNGSRIKGWWVSHHYVSTFLSGVMLTWPDGLMYQMFRSQFLAFSIFQSCVQFLQYYYQRGCLYRLRALGERNHLDLTVEGFQSWMWRGLTFLLPFLFFGHFWQLYNAITLFRLSRHKECKEWQVFVLAFTFLLLFLGNFLTTLKVVHTKLQKNKDKVKKL; translated from the exons ATGCGGGAGCAGCTGGAGCGGAGCCTCGGCGAGTGgcgggagctggaggaggagttccggcagctccag GAAACACACAAAGTTTACAGGCAGAAACTGGAAGAAGTCACCAGCTTGCAgacagcctgcagcagctccatacAGCGGCAGAAGAAGACACTGAGGGATCTGAAGCACAGCCTGCAATG GTGCAAGCCCAGAGCGAGTGCTGAGGAGTTTGCTCTCATTCAGGAGATCAGCAGCCAGATCAAGGAGAGGCAGAATGCCTTCTTTGACATGGAAGCCTACCTGCCCAAGAGGAATGG CCTGTACTTAAATCTGGTGCTGGGAAATGTGAATGTCACTCTCCTGAGCAACCAGGCAAA GTTTGCCTACAAGGACGAGTATGAGAAGTTCAAGCTTTATCTGACAATAATCTTGTTACTGGGGGCTGTTGCCTGCAGGTGTTTTCTCCACTACAG GGTGACAGATGAAGTGTTTAACTTTCTGTTGGTGTGGTATTACTGCACGCTGACGATACGGGAGAGCATCCTCATTAGCAATGGCTCAAG GATCAAAGGCTGGTGGGTGTCACATCACTATGTTTCCACGTTCCTGTCTGGAGTGATGTTAACGTG GCCCGATGGACTCATGTATCAGATGTTTCGCAGTCAATTTTTAGCATTTTCAATATTTCAGA gctgtgttCAGTTCTTACAGTATTATTACCAAAGGGGCTGCCTCTACAGGCTCCGGGCTTTGGGGGAGAGAAACCACTTGGACCTTACAGTAG AAGGATTCCAGTCCTGGATGTGGCGGGGGCTGAcgtttctccttcccttcttgtTCTTTGGGCAT TTCTGGCAGCTATACAATGCAATCACTCTTTTCAGATTGTCAAGGCACAAGGAATGCAAAGAATGGCAG GTTTTTGTGTTGGCTTtcacattcctgctgctgttcctcgGGAACTTCCTCACTACTCTCAAGGTGGTGCACACTAAACTGCAGAAGAACAAAGACAAGGTGaagaagctgtga
- the TMEM120B gene encoding transmembrane protein 120B isoform X2 — translation MREQLERSLGEWRELEEEFRQLQETHKVYRQKLEEVTSLQTACSSSIQRQKKTLRDLKHSLQWCKPRASAEEFALIQEISSQIKERQNAFFDMEAYLPKRNGLYLNLVLGNVNVTLLSNQAKFAYKDEYEKFKLYLTIILLLGAVACRCFLHYRVTDEVFNFLLVWYYCTLTIRESILISNGSRIKGWWVSHHYVSTFLSGVMLTWPDGLMYQMFRSQFLAFSIFQSCVQFLQYYYQRGCLYRLRALGERNHLDLTVEGFQSWMWRGLTFLLPFLFFGHVFVLAFTFLLLFLGNFLTTLKVVHTKLQKNKDKVKKL, via the exons ATGCGGGAGCAGCTGGAGCGGAGCCTCGGCGAGTGgcgggagctggaggaggagttccggcagctccag GAAACACACAAAGTTTACAGGCAGAAACTGGAAGAAGTCACCAGCTTGCAgacagcctgcagcagctccatacAGCGGCAGAAGAAGACACTGAGGGATCTGAAGCACAGCCTGCAATG GTGCAAGCCCAGAGCGAGTGCTGAGGAGTTTGCTCTCATTCAGGAGATCAGCAGCCAGATCAAGGAGAGGCAGAATGCCTTCTTTGACATGGAAGCCTACCTGCCCAAGAGGAATGG CCTGTACTTAAATCTGGTGCTGGGAAATGTGAATGTCACTCTCCTGAGCAACCAGGCAAA GTTTGCCTACAAGGACGAGTATGAGAAGTTCAAGCTTTATCTGACAATAATCTTGTTACTGGGGGCTGTTGCCTGCAGGTGTTTTCTCCACTACAG GGTGACAGATGAAGTGTTTAACTTTCTGTTGGTGTGGTATTACTGCACGCTGACGATACGGGAGAGCATCCTCATTAGCAATGGCTCAAG GATCAAAGGCTGGTGGGTGTCACATCACTATGTTTCCACGTTCCTGTCTGGAGTGATGTTAACGTG GCCCGATGGACTCATGTATCAGATGTTTCGCAGTCAATTTTTAGCATTTTCAATATTTCAGA gctgtgttCAGTTCTTACAGTATTATTACCAAAGGGGCTGCCTCTACAGGCTCCGGGCTTTGGGGGAGAGAAACCACTTGGACCTTACAGTAG AAGGATTCCAGTCCTGGATGTGGCGGGGGCTGAcgtttctccttcccttcttgtTCTTTGGGCAT GTTTTTGTGTTGGCTTtcacattcctgctgctgttcctcgGGAACTTCCTCACTACTCTCAAGGTGGTGCACACTAAACTGCAGAAGAACAAAGACAAGGTGaagaagctgtga
- the TMEM120B gene encoding transmembrane protein 120B isoform X3, translating to MREQLERSLGEWRELEEEFRQLQETHKVYRQKLEEVTSLQTACSSSIQRQKKTLRDLKHSLQWCKPRASAEEFALIQEISSQIKERQNAFFDMEAYLPKRNGLYLNLVLGNVNVTLLSNQAKFAYKDEYEKFKLYLTIILLLGAVACRCFLHYRVTDEVFNFLLVWYYCTLTIRESILISNGSRIKGWWVSHHYVSTFLSGVMLTWPDGLMYQMFRSQFLAFSIFQSCVQFLQYYYQRGCLYRLRALGERNHLDLTVEGFQSWMWRGLTFLLPFLFFGHFWQLYNAITLFRLSRHKECKEWQVCFCVGFHIPAAVPRELPHYSQGGAH from the exons ATGCGGGAGCAGCTGGAGCGGAGCCTCGGCGAGTGgcgggagctggaggaggagttccggcagctccag GAAACACACAAAGTTTACAGGCAGAAACTGGAAGAAGTCACCAGCTTGCAgacagcctgcagcagctccatacAGCGGCAGAAGAAGACACTGAGGGATCTGAAGCACAGCCTGCAATG GTGCAAGCCCAGAGCGAGTGCTGAGGAGTTTGCTCTCATTCAGGAGATCAGCAGCCAGATCAAGGAGAGGCAGAATGCCTTCTTTGACATGGAAGCCTACCTGCCCAAGAGGAATGG CCTGTACTTAAATCTGGTGCTGGGAAATGTGAATGTCACTCTCCTGAGCAACCAGGCAAA GTTTGCCTACAAGGACGAGTATGAGAAGTTCAAGCTTTATCTGACAATAATCTTGTTACTGGGGGCTGTTGCCTGCAGGTGTTTTCTCCACTACAG GGTGACAGATGAAGTGTTTAACTTTCTGTTGGTGTGGTATTACTGCACGCTGACGATACGGGAGAGCATCCTCATTAGCAATGGCTCAAG GATCAAAGGCTGGTGGGTGTCACATCACTATGTTTCCACGTTCCTGTCTGGAGTGATGTTAACGTG GCCCGATGGACTCATGTATCAGATGTTTCGCAGTCAATTTTTAGCATTTTCAATATTTCAGA gctgtgttCAGTTCTTACAGTATTATTACCAAAGGGGCTGCCTCTACAGGCTCCGGGCTTTGGGGGAGAGAAACCACTTGGACCTTACAGTAG AAGGATTCCAGTCCTGGATGTGGCGGGGGCTGAcgtttctccttcccttcttgtTCTTTGGGCAT TTCTGGCAGCTATACAATGCAATCACTCTTTTCAGATTGTCAAGGCACAAGGAATGCAAAGAATGGCAGGTGT GTTTTTGTGTTGGCTTtcacattcctgctgctgttcctcgGGAACTTCCTCACTACTCTCAAGGTGGTGCACACTAA
- the MORN3 gene encoding MORN repeat-containing protein 3: MPVVKYPRLRDPLFYEWDRKAQKCGLRHTIYAVNGDQYTGEWLDNLRHGKGTQIWKSSGAIYSGDWKFGKRDGYGSYSVLDPATKEYKRVYTGWWQNDRRSGRGTFFYPNGELYEGEWSNGLRSGWGKMHYKDGSTYEGQWLMDQPNGQGLLQLPNGNRYNGGWKDGKKHGPGKYFYPDKGQLLEGIWVADIPKCAVLVEFGRENAPAPPELPLPEIKLQDPAGVLAEAQAMFDDSHNE; the protein is encoded by the exons ATGCCTGTCGTAAAGTACCCGAGGCTTAGAGACCCTCTCTTTTATGAGTGGGACAGGAAAGCCCAGAAATGTGGATTAAGACACACCATTTATGCTGTAAATGGGGATCAGTATACTGGAGAATGGCTGGACAACTTGAGACATG GCAAAGGCACCCAGATTTGGAAAAGCTCCGGAGCTATTTACAGTGGTGACTGGAAGTTTGGGAAGCGGGATGGTTATGGCTCTTACAGCGTTCTTGACCCAGCAACCAAGGAATACAAGAGGGTGTACACAGGCTGGTGGCAAAATGACAGAAGAAGT ggccgAGGGACGTTCTTTTACCCCAACGGGGAGCTCTACGAGGGCGAGTGGAGCAATGGCTTGCGGAGCGGCTGGGGAAAGATGCACTACAAGGATGGCTCCACCTACGAGGGGCAGTGGCTGATGGATCAGCCCAACGGGCAGGGCCTGCTGCAGCTCC CAAATGGAAATCGGTACAATGGAGGTTGGAAAGATGGCAAGAAGCATGGCCCAGGGAAATACTTCTACCCAGATAAGGGACAGCTGTTGGAAGGCATCTGGGTAGCAGATATACCAAAGTGTGCAGTTCTGGTTGAATTTGGCAGAGAaaacgctccagcccctcctgagctTCCACTCCCAGAG ATTAAACTACAAGATCCAGCTGGTGTTTTAGCAGAGGCCCAGGCAATGTTTGATGACAGCCATAATGAATAA
- the LOC136564153 gene encoding calcium release-activated calcium channel protein 1 — MSLNEHSMQALSWRKLYLSRAKLKASSRTSALLSGFAMVAMVEVQLDPDHDYPQGLLIAFSACTTVLVAVHLFALMISTCILPNIEAVSNVHNLNSVKESPHERMHRHIELAWAFSTVIGTLLFLAEVVLLCWVKFLPLKKKTDNTPQSNSSTITSGQAAAIASTSIMVPFGLIFIVFAVHFYRSLVSHKTDRQFQELNELAEFARLQDQLDHRGDAVTSAVTNFV; from the exons ATGAGCCTGAACGAGCACTCGATGCAGGCGCTGTCCTGGCGGAAGCTCTACCTGAGCCGAGCCAAGCTGAAAGCCTCCAGCCGCACCTCCGCGCTGCTCTCCGGCTTCGCCATG GTGGCTATGGTGGAAGTTCAGCTTGACCCAGACCACGACTATCCTCAGGGGCTCTTGATAGCCTTCAGTGCCTGCACTACTGTGCTTGTTGCAGTTCACCTTTTTGCACTCATGATAAGTACCTGCATCCTTCCAAACATAGAGGCTGTGAGCAATGTGCATAACCTCAACTCGGTCAAGGAATCTCCTCACGAGCGCATGCACCGGCACATTGAGCTCGCCTGGGCGTTCTCCACTGTCATTGGCACTTTGCTCTTTCTTGCAGAAGTGGTGTTACTATGCTGGGTCAAGTTTCttcctttaaagaagaaaactgaCAACACCCCACAGAGCAACAGTTCTACCATCACAtcaggacaggcagcagccaTTGCATCCACGTCCATCATGGTGCCCTTTGGATTGATTTTCATTGTGTTTGCAGTTCACTTCTACCGGTCACTGGTGAGCCACAAAACAGACAGGCAATTTCAGGAACTCAATGAACTTGCTGAATTTGCACGGCTACAGGATCAGCTGGATCACAGAGGTGATGCTGTCACCTCAGCTGTCACCAATTTTGTGTAA